The DNA segment TAGCATCAATATCAGGATGAGCAGTTAAAAGATTTCCAGTAATACTTCCTTTTCCTTGAACAACATTATATGCACCTGCTGGAACTCCAACTTTACTCATAACTTCTCCTAAAAGTGAAGTTGTTGTTGGAGTTACTTGAGATGGTTTTACAACAACAGAGTTTCCACAAGCCATTGCAGGTCCTACTTTCCAAGTCATAAGTAAAAGCGGTAAATTCCAAGGTGAAATTACTGCAATTACTCCTTTTGGTTTTCTCATAGAGTAATTAAGCATAGTTTTTCCATCAGGTGTATCCGATCTATATGCCTCATCTGCATAAGATTTCATAGTATCTGCAAAAACTTTAAAGTTTGCTCCACCTCTTGGAATATCAATATGTCTAGCAATAGAGTAAGGTTTTCCTGTATCTAAACTTTCAGCTTCTAAAAAATCATCAAATCTTCTATTTATTTCATTTGCAACTTCATACATTAATGCAACTCTATCGTTTAGTTTCATTTGTCCCCATTCACCAGTAAGTGCGGCTTTAGCTGCTGCTACTGCTGCATTTACTTCAGGTTCTCTTCCAAGAGCTACTTTTGAAATAATTTCAGCTGTTGCTGGGTTAAAGTTATCAAAAAATTCACCACATTGTGAATCCATAAATTTTCCGTTAATATAGTGTTGTACTTTTTTCATTATTTTAATCCTATTTTTTCAATTGCATATTTTGCACAAATAATATCTTCTTCTTCTGTTCCACCCGAAACTCCAATTGCTCCAACTTTTACTCCATCTTCAAAAATAGGTAAACCCCCACCAAAGGGGATTAATCTATTTCTATTTGAAAATCCTTGCTCAAGATGAGGCATATTTTTAAAAATTGTTGTCCATTGTTCTGTAGGAAATCCAAAACTAGCACTTGTATAAGCTTTGTCTTTTGCAATATCAATAGAATGAATAAAAGAGTTATTCATTCTAATAAATGCCATTTCTAAACCTTTGTTATCTACTACAGAAACATTAATAGATATATTTAACTCTTCGGCTTTTTCAATAGCACAAATGCAAGCTTTAACCGATGCTTGTCTTGATATAGTTTTTTCAATCAAAGTGTTATTCATAACTTGCTACTATTTATATGCTGAAAGAGTATAAGCTGTTGTAAATGCACCATTTTCTTGTCCTGTGTGGTAGAAAATTCCTCTCCATAGCTCATCTTCTGTCCAAGTAACTGTTGGCATATCAGGTTGCATTAAATATCCTAATCCTGCAAAA comes from the Aliarcobacter cibarius genome and includes:
- a CDS encoding GlcG/HbpS family heme-binding protein — protein: MNNTLIEKTISRQASVKACICAIEKAEELNISINVSVVDNKGLEMAFIRMNNSFIHSIDIAKDKAYTSASFGFPTEQWTTIFKNMPHLEQGFSNRNRLIPFGGGLPIFEDGVKVGAIGVSGGTEEEDIICAKYAIEKIGLK